The Anas platyrhynchos isolate ZD024472 breed Pekin duck chromosome Z, IASCAAS_PekinDuck_T2T, whole genome shotgun sequence genome includes a window with the following:
- the LOC113841751 gene encoding adenylate cyclase type 10 isoform X2 — translation MKYTNTALGRPLGGAQQHLLFYKLCPAYKRHHTNPVGTEWRWKMDQAEMILQEAIENHQNMIKQFQGISAGQMTILSAGDRYHQQYFVCSNALDEVMKAQNLAVTSEVIVSPTCWELCEQEQIQTRLLGGKRVLKVQRTEHMSGSEREDAAGQFDQHAKMRRLERLRHQRPPFHVSNDPKAAAKMQKYIPEAALRKLDVDMPLHLWSELRPVTSLFIQLRFSANADILDLQRGLCDATRMISTIISPHKGEINKSLLFDKGCTFLCVFGMSGAKLHHESTHALDSALQIFSTCSTSLRNLEAMSIGVTSGTMFCGLCGHPERAEHTVIGHKANLGARLMVHYPRLVSCDEDTYKASRLPSYLFKELPKTALKGVTDPGPVYQYVGITDKCIFDTDRTKRSDCGPLLGWEVEIDLFERSLKAYETLGQLRILAYAGILGSGKSRLLTELAFLGQATGHRVVTMELTEANMRQHFSAIRMLVARALGLQAGETCEDWQRTLQAKLQGVIEESRYCLLNNIFLVKFAISDKVRQMRDLQMKRELQKTCKKVLQKTLGGEFGIFVIDNAHFIDPASWTVMWPVLQSVTLFMVMSLAPGHERTESFFKAAADSTTSQRISCLHLEELKPAAVVQKVCQDLGVVSIPRDLARFLIQRSSGIPYYCEELLHCLRRNNMLLFSTGKQDKKVEDNWEGLIASAVEASLIVSATSSSSAGNNSGRVCTIRADVSLETTVLPAALKEIALAELDRITLQKQMVLKFAAIIGPVFTTQLLAHILPTCTRQHMNYWLDGLVSDNILKWLKDTGVPRDIQDAREGPATSQQAGSGVERPSTSKETTEQQAGVLAFCAPLLQEAAYELWPKRQRASTQCKCAAFLEKHAHKCQSCQGGDFVAFHRFTVPSPQDGENCQGSADEDDWHSWEALVLAGEQLKKDRTHIPEGSANALQPQQAFSEEEFRASELFPPEGKWTTAQPSRTKEKDSGKCSCKCEAVIESVLVPLARHYVATGNASRAFYYLLECAAGYLHVSNSYMALMKLSEAEVLRNSMGKTATVLDCFEKATFFSLKAEEEEASLDASADPLPLLTGAPLQPGGHIRRTELLPPGSSHESQRGQENGLLKGRRLPPQQLPFHPCFSQCVLVKHLFSYGGGCQALPGKVQFGKKKQVLRKGELAPPARGAGH, via the exons TCTGCAGCAACGCCCTGGATGAAGTTATGAAGGCCCAAAACCTTGCGGTTACAAGTGAAGTGATTGTCTCGCCCacctgctgggagctgtgtgAACAGGAACAGATCCAGACCAGGCTTCTTGGTGGCAAACGGGTTCTGAAG GTTCAGAGGACGGAGCACATGTCTGGATCAGAACGCGAAGATGCTGCAGGCCAGTTTGACCAACACGCGAAGATGCGGCGTTTGGAAAGGCTAA GGCACCAAAGGCCACCTTTTCACGTGTCCAATGATCCTAAAGCGGCAGCAAAGATGCAGAAGTACATACCAGAAGCTGCTCTCAGGAAG CTGGACGTGGATATGCCGCTGCACCTGTGGTCTGAGCTACGGCCAGTCACCAGCCTCTTTATCCAGCTGCGGTTTTCTGCAAATGCCGACATACTGGATCTTCAGAGGGGCCTCTGTGATGCCACCAGGATGATTTCAACAATCATCAGTCCTCACAAGGGCGAAATCAACAAAAGCCTTCTGTTTGATAAG ggctgcacaTTCCTCTGTGTGTTCGGAATGTCTGGAGCAAAGCTGCATCACGAGAGCACCCATGCCTTGGACAGCGCTCTTCAGATCTTCAGCACGTGCTCCACGTCGTTGAGGAATCTTGA GGCAATGTCTATTGGGGTCACCAGCGGGACGATGTTCTGCGGCCTCTGTGGCCATCCGGAGAGGGCTGAACATACAG TGATTGGCCATAAGGCGAATTTGGGTGCCCGCTTGATGGTGCACTACCCCAGGCTGGTGTCCTGTGATGAAGACACCTACAAGGCTTCTCGCCTGCCCAGTTACCTCTTCAAGGAGTTGCCGAAGACAGCGTTGAAAGGTGTTACAGATCCCGGCCCTGTCTATCAATATGTGGGGATCACTGACAAGTG CATCTTTGACACGGATCGTACCAAGAGGTCAGACTGTGGCCCCTTGCTGG GTTGGGAGGTGGAGATTGACCTCTTTGAACGCAGCTTGAAGGCCTACGAGACTTTGGGACAGCTGCGCATCCTGGCGTATGCAGGCATTCTGGGCTCTGGAAAGAGCCGCTTACTTACTGAGCTGGCCTTTCTGGGCCAGGCCACTGGGCACAG GGTTGTCACCATGGAACTGACCGAGGCCAACATGAGGCAGCACTTCTCTGCCATCCGTATGCTGGTGGCCAGGGCcctgggactgcaggcaggtGAAACGTGCGAGGACTGGCAGCGCACCCTGCAGGCCAAGCTCCAAGGGGTGATAGAAGAGAGCAGATATTGCCTCCTCAACAACATTTTCCTCGTCAAG TTTGCCATCTCAGACAAGGTTCGCCAGATGCGTGACCTTCAAATGAAAAGGGAGTTGCAGAAGACTTGTAAGAAAGTGCTACAGAAG aCCCTTGGAGGAGAATTTGGCATATTTGTCATCGACAACGCCCACTTCATCGACCCTGCCTCCTGGACTGTCATGTGGCCCGTGCTCCAAAGCGTCACGCTCTTTATGGTGATGAGCTTAGCTCCTGGCCACGAGAGAACGGAGAGCtttttcaaagctgcagcagacaGCACAACGTCCCAGAGAATCAGCTGTCTTCATCTGGAAGAGCTGAAACCTGCAGCTGTGGTGCAGAAAGTCTGCCAGGACCTTGGAGTGGTCAGCATCCCCAGGGATCTAGCAAG GTTCCTGATCCAAAGAAGCTCTGGCATCCCATATTACTGTGAGGAACTGCTGCACTGCCTGCGTCGCAACAACATGCTCTTGTTCAGCACTGGGAAGCAGGACAAAAAAGTAGAGGACAACTGGGAGGGCTTGATCG cttcaGCAGTCGAGGCTTCGCTCATTGTCTCAGCCACCTCAAGCTCCAGTGCTGGGAATAACAGTGGCAGGGTCTGCACTATCAGAGCAGACGTCAGCCTGGAGACCACCGTGCTGCCAGCCGCCTTGAAAG AGATTGCACTGGCTGAGCTGGACCGGATCACGCTGCAGAAGCAGATGGTTTTGAAGTTTGCAGCCATCATAGGGCCAGTGTTTACCACCCAGCTGCTGGCTCACATCCTTCCCACTTGTACCAGGCAGCACATGAATTATTGGTTGGACGGGCTGGTGAGCGACAACATCCTTAAGTGGCTGAAGGACACAGGGGTGCCCAGAGACATCCAAGATGCTCGAGAGGGGCCGGCCACCTCTCAGCAGGCAGGGAGCG GGGTGGAGAGGCCGTCTACAAGCAAGGAGACCACGGAGCAGCAGGCTGGCGTTCTGGCCTTCTGTGCCccactgctgcaggaggcagcctACGAGCTGTGGCCCAAGAGACAGAGGGCCAGCACGCAGTGCAAGTGTGCTGCCTTCCTGGAGAAGCACGCGCACAAATGCCAGAGCTGCCAAGGAGGGGACTTTGTGGCCTTCCACCGCTTCACCGTCCCCAGTCCCCAGGACGGGGAAAACTGCCAGGGCTCTGCTGACGAGGATGACTGGCACAGCTGGGAGGCCTTGGTGCTCGCTGGAGAACAGCTGAAGAAGGACAGGACTCACATCCCTGAAG GTAGTGCAAATGCCCTGCAGCCGCAGCAGGCTTTCTCGGAGGAGGAGTTCAG AGCGTCAGAGCTTTTTCCACCAGAGGGCAAATGGACAACTGCGCAGCCCAGCAGGACCAAAGAGAAGGACAGTGGAAAGTGTTCCTGCAAATGCGAAGCCGTCATTGAATCAGTGCTTGTGCCTTTGGCTCGCCACTATGTGGCAACAGGCAATGCTTCCCGAGCCTTCTACTACCTGCTGGAGTGTGCGGCTGGCTACCTGCACGTCTCCAACAGCTACATG GCCCTTATGAAGCTCAGCGAAGCAGAGGTCCTGAGGAACTCCATGGGGAAGACAGCAACTGTGTTAGACTGCTTTGAGAAGGCGACCTTCTTCAGCCTCAAAGCGGAG GAGGAAGAAGCTAGCCTGGATGCTTCAGCAGACCCGCTGCCTCTCCTTACTGGGGCGCCTCTACAGCCTGGAGGGCACATCAGGAGGACGGAGCTTCTCCCGCCCGGCAGCTCGCATGAAAGCCAACGTGGACAGGAGAATGGACTCCTTAAAGGAAGAAGACTCCCACCCCAACAACTGCCTTTCCATCCCTGCTTTTCTCAGTGTGTCTTAGTAAAACATCTGTTCTCGTATGGTGGTGGTTGTCAGGCCTTGCCAGGGAAGGTTCAGTTTGGAAAGAAGAAGCAAGTTCTCAGAAAAGGAGAGCTTGCTCCCCCAGCAAGAGGTGCGGGGCACTGA